In a single window of the Oecophyllibacter saccharovorans genome:
- a CDS encoding MarR family transcriptional regulator: protein MSSNDRLLCLLRDTITAIVRGDGADLSARQLGVFLTCYLQDGAHTVRGLAQALNVSKPAITRALDRLGELDLARRKVDPLDRRSVLVQRTLRGAAYLRELRTVMNGAELAGRSAPMAETPSVRMVSFGGAR from the coding sequence ATGTCCTCCAATGATCGTCTGCTTTGTCTGCTGCGCGACACCATCACGGCCATTGTCCGTGGCGACGGGGCTGATCTCTCGGCCCGTCAGCTGGGCGTGTTCCTGACCTGCTACCTTCAGGATGGCGCCCATACCGTCCGCGGGCTGGCCCAGGCGCTGAATGTCTCCAAGCCTGCCATCACCCGCGCGCTCGACCGGCTGGGTGAGCTGGACCTGGCACGCCGCAAGGTGGATCCGCTGGACCGGCGCTCGGTGCTCGTGCAGCGCACGCTGCGTGGGGCGGCCTATCTGCGCGAGCTGCGTACTGTCATGAACGGTGCCGAGCTTGCCGGCCGCAGCGCGCCGATGGCCGAGACGCCTTCCGTGCGCATGGTGAGCTTCGGCGGCGCGCGCTGA
- a CDS encoding DegT/DnrJ/EryC1/StrS family aminotransferase has product MPASSRPPVPFLDLAAQQKRLEPVLRQRLEKVLSHCRFVMGPEVEELERELARFSGARHAIGVSSGTDALLAVMMGEGIGPGDAVFLPAFTYTATAEVVLLLGATPVFVDVDPDTFQIDPHSLARRLQDVRTNGELTPKAVIGVDLFGQPAPWVRLQAFAASHNLVLIADCAQAFGASLNGRRLGTQGLATTLSFFPAKPLGAYGDGGAILTDDDERAALYRSLRSHGEGQQRYDVQRIGLNARLDTLQAAVLLAKMELFEEDLARRREVARLYDAGLPARVRPPPHVPHSESAWAVYCVTLPCRAERDSLQHFLREAGVPSAIYYPRPLHHQPAYEKCHDGTLLPVSEGLGDRVLALPMHPDLTAEDQARVLEAIGQWDRQASA; this is encoded by the coding sequence ATCCCAGCCTCTTCCCGACCGCCTGTCCCCTTCCTTGACCTTGCGGCCCAGCAGAAAAGGCTGGAACCGGTCCTGCGGCAGCGGCTGGAGAAAGTTCTTTCCCATTGCCGCTTCGTGATGGGACCGGAGGTGGAGGAGCTGGAGCGGGAACTGGCCCGCTTCAGCGGGGCGCGCCATGCTATCGGGGTCTCTTCAGGTACCGATGCCCTGCTGGCGGTCATGATGGGAGAGGGCATCGGCCCCGGCGACGCGGTTTTCCTGCCAGCCTTCACCTATACCGCCACTGCTGAAGTCGTGCTGCTGCTGGGGGCCACGCCGGTCTTTGTGGATGTGGACCCTGACACCTTCCAGATCGATCCTCACTCGCTTGCGCGTCGCCTGCAGGACGTGCGCACGAATGGGGAACTCACGCCGAAGGCCGTGATCGGGGTTGATCTCTTCGGTCAACCCGCGCCCTGGGTACGCCTTCAGGCTTTTGCCGCCTCTCACAATCTGGTCCTCATCGCAGACTGTGCGCAGGCTTTCGGCGCTTCTCTGAATGGCCGCAGGCTGGGCACCCAGGGGCTGGCCACGACACTCTCCTTCTTTCCCGCCAAGCCCCTGGGCGCTTACGGGGACGGAGGTGCCATCCTCACTGACGATGACGAACGGGCGGCTCTCTACCGCTCCCTGCGCAGTCACGGGGAAGGGCAGCAGCGTTATGACGTGCAGCGCATTGGGCTCAATGCGCGGCTTGATACGCTGCAGGCCGCTGTTCTGCTGGCGAAAATGGAACTTTTTGAAGAGGATCTGGCGCGCCGCCGCGAAGTGGCGCGGCTTTACGATGCGGGGCTGCCCGCTCGCGTCCGCCCGCCGCCGCACGTTCCTCACAGCGAGAGTGCCTGGGCGGTTTACTGCGTGACCCTGCCATGCCGCGCGGAGCGGGATTCCCTGCAGCATTTCCTGCGGGAGGCAGGCGTGCCGAGTGCCATCTATTATCCGCGCCCCCTGCACCACCAGCCGGCTTATGAAAAATGCCATGACGGCACGTTGCTGCCGGTTTCAGAAGGGCTTGGGGATCGGGTGCTGGCGCTGCCCATGCACCCTGACCTCACAGCTGAAGATCAGGCCCGTGTGCTTGAGGCTATCGGGCAATGGGACCGGCAGGCCAGCGCCTGA
- a CDS encoding AI-2E family transporter, with translation MALFFNRTPSSTSANPDQEAGVAIVKLAKMARFTIFTALTLLAIWLIGDVLMVLFASALVAVVLNGLARMLRRHLPFIPYQLAVGLVALAILLILTALFWPSGPGIWEQFLTLKAALISQLTDLRLHLSQSSVGKTILDHVPTALGGNDRIGLGSNIGFGGLAGSLTGLLSSAFGLIATLLVILIAAFYFALSPSLYINGFLRLVPPAYRKNARMLLCTAGSTLWAWTAGQALDMLVVGLLSGIGLGLLGVPLAFALGAVAGLCNFIPYIGAFLGAVPALIIALSVSTQEVLFVAILYCVIQFCEGNIFGPLIQRRAVHMPPALAILSQTVCSSILGVPGLVLASPLTAALLAVFGKALPPLADPQTTLVETAEMRPEELAAATAKKGAAKPASKSAVRAASESDGADSGKPV, from the coding sequence ATGGCTCTTTTCTTCAACCGCACGCCCAGTTCGACCTCTGCCAATCCTGACCAGGAAGCGGGCGTGGCCATCGTCAAGCTGGCCAAAATGGCCCGTTTCACCATTTTCACCGCCCTGACCCTTCTGGCGATCTGGCTGATCGGCGATGTGCTGATGGTGCTGTTCGCCTCAGCCCTGGTCGCGGTCGTGCTGAACGGGCTGGCGCGGATGCTGCGCAGGCACCTGCCCTTCATTCCCTACCAGCTTGCCGTGGGCCTGGTCGCGCTGGCCATCCTTCTCATCCTGACGGCCCTTTTCTGGCCCAGCGGTCCGGGCATCTGGGAACAGTTCCTGACCCTCAAAGCCGCGCTGATCTCGCAGCTTACCGATCTCAGGCTTCACCTGTCACAGTCTTCGGTGGGCAAGACCATCCTCGATCACGTGCCGACCGCCCTTGGCGGCAATGACCGCATCGGGCTTGGCAGCAATATCGGCTTCGGGGGCCTGGCAGGCTCGCTGACCGGCCTTCTCAGCAGCGCTTTCGGCCTGATCGCCACCCTGCTGGTCATCCTTATCGCCGCCTTCTATTTCGCCCTTTCCCCATCCCTTTACATCAACGGCTTCCTGCGCCTCGTCCCGCCTGCCTACCGCAAGAACGCACGCATGCTGCTCTGCACCGCAGGGTCCACCCTGTGGGCGTGGACGGCAGGCCAGGCGCTGGACATGCTGGTGGTGGGACTGCTGTCGGGGATCGGGCTGGGTCTGCTGGGGGTGCCGCTTGCCTTCGCTCTGGGCGCGGTGGCCGGGCTCTGCAACTTCATTCCCTATATCGGCGCTTTTCTCGGCGCAGTACCCGCCCTGATCATCGCGCTGTCGGTCAGCACGCAGGAAGTGCTGTTCGTTGCCATTCTCTATTGCGTGATCCAGTTCTGCGAAGGAAACATCTTCGGCCCCCTCATTCAGCGGCGTGCCGTGCACATGCCTCCGGCTTTGGCCATCCTGTCGCAGACCGTCTGCAGTTCCATCCTCGGCGTGCCGGGGCTGGTGCTGGCCTCCCCGCTGACCGCAGCCCTGCTGGCCGTGTTCGGCAAGGCGCTCCCGCCCCTGGCCGACCCGCAGACCACATTGGTGGAAACAGCTGAAATGCGCCCCGAAGAGCTCGCAGCTGCCACAGCGAAAAAGGGGGCTGCAAAGCCTGCTTCCAAATCCGCTGTCCGTGCGGCCTCTGAAAGCGACGGCGCTGACAGCGGAAAACCGGTCTGA
- a CDS encoding ABC-F family ATP-binding cassette domain-containing protein, with protein sequence MSLLTLTDLTLRIAGRTLLDHASLTIEPGRKIGLIGRNGAGKSTLLAAIAGDIAPDGGSITLSARATMGRVRQEAPSGSASLLDTVLASHEERARLLRTVEEETAPERLADAHERLLAIDAYSAPARASTILAGLGFSQEDQQKPVSDFSGGWRMRVALASALFLAPDLLILDEPTNHLDLEAALWLEDWLARFSGAVLIVSHDRALLDKAVDAIAHLDHRKLSLTPGGFERFVQIRTEQALQQNRAAQKVSEQREKMEAFVARFRAQATKARQAQARLKALARLPQIESVVEAAPTVFSFPDPGQLPPPMLRLNKVDLGYGKGDGQKTVLGNLNLRFDMEDRVALLGRNGQGKSTFAKLLAGQLTPLRGEMAANPKLRVGYFAQHQNEALVLEETPIDHMSRALPKATPPEVRAQLARFGLDAERADTSVGSLSGGEKARLLLALATREAPHLLILDEPTNHLDLDARDALIRALSDFEGAILLISHDSHLVEAVADRLWIADRGSVTPFDGDMQDYRRWLDERARQAQAEAGKASPSPGGTPAPSNAAARENRKELTRRLAPLRREIRDYEARLEKLGKKCQLIEEKLADPALYQPSSGTGAEEIAALNSALSGLRNEQEEVELQWLEAQTQLETELG encoded by the coding sequence TTGAGTCTTCTCACCCTCACCGATCTTACGCTCCGTATCGCCGGGCGCACATTGCTGGACCACGCTTCCCTGACAATCGAGCCAGGCCGCAAGATCGGTCTCATCGGGCGCAACGGAGCTGGAAAATCCACCCTTCTGGCAGCCATTGCCGGTGATATCGCTCCTGACGGCGGCAGCATCACCCTCTCAGCCCGTGCCACCATGGGCCGTGTCCGCCAGGAAGCGCCGTCCGGCTCCGCCTCCCTGCTTGACACCGTGCTGGCCAGCCATGAGGAGCGGGCGCGCCTGCTGCGCACTGTGGAGGAGGAAACGGCGCCTGAGCGCCTGGCTGATGCCCATGAACGGCTCCTGGCGATCGATGCCTACAGTGCACCGGCGCGGGCCAGCACCATTCTGGCAGGCCTGGGCTTCAGCCAGGAAGATCAGCAGAAGCCCGTTTCCGACTTCTCGGGCGGCTGGCGCATGCGCGTCGCGCTGGCGAGCGCGCTTTTTCTGGCGCCAGACCTGCTCATTCTGGACGAACCCACCAACCATCTCGACCTGGAGGCTGCCCTCTGGCTTGAAGACTGGCTGGCGCGCTTTTCAGGCGCCGTGCTGATCGTCAGCCACGACCGGGCCCTGCTCGACAAGGCTGTCGACGCTATCGCCCATCTGGACCACAGGAAGCTTTCCCTGACGCCGGGCGGGTTCGAGCGCTTTGTGCAGATCAGGACGGAACAGGCGCTGCAGCAGAACCGCGCTGCCCAGAAGGTCTCTGAGCAGCGCGAAAAGATGGAAGCCTTCGTGGCGCGTTTCCGGGCCCAGGCCACCAAGGCGCGCCAGGCGCAGGCCCGCCTCAAGGCCTTGGCACGCCTGCCGCAGATCGAAAGCGTGGTTGAAGCGGCCCCGACTGTTTTCTCCTTCCCTGACCCCGGCCAGCTGCCGCCGCCCATGCTGCGGCTCAACAAGGTCGATCTCGGCTACGGCAAGGGGGATGGGCAGAAGACCGTGCTCGGAAATCTCAATCTGCGCTTTGACATGGAAGACCGGGTGGCCCTGCTGGGACGCAACGGGCAGGGCAAATCCACCTTTGCCAAACTCCTGGCCGGTCAGCTGACACCTCTGCGCGGGGAAATGGCTGCCAATCCGAAGCTGCGCGTCGGCTATTTCGCCCAGCATCAGAATGAAGCGCTGGTGCTGGAGGAAACCCCGATCGACCATATGAGCCGCGCCCTGCCCAAAGCCACGCCGCCTGAAGTCCGGGCCCAGCTTGCCCGTTTCGGGCTGGATGCGGAACGGGCGGACACCAGCGTCGGCAGCCTCTCGGGCGGCGAAAAAGCACGCCTGCTTCTGGCTCTGGCCACGCGCGAGGCCCCGCACCTGCTCATTTTGGACGAACCGACCAATCACCTTGACCTTGATGCCCGTGATGCGCTCATCCGCGCCCTGAGTGATTTTGAAGGGGCCATTCTGCTTATCAGCCATGACAGCCACCTGGTCGAAGCGGTTGCCGACCGGCTCTGGATCGCCGACCGGGGCAGTGTGACGCCCTTTGACGGCGATATGCAGGACTACCGCCGCTGGCTCGATGAGCGCGCCCGCCAGGCCCAGGCAGAGGCTGGAAAGGCCAGCCCCTCCCCGGGTGGCACGCCAGCTCCGTCAAACGCTGCGGCGCGTGAAAACCGCAAGGAGCTGACGCGCCGCCTGGCCCCGCTGCGGCGTGAAATCAGGGATTATGAAGCCCGGTTGGAAAAACTCGGCAAAAAGTGTCAACTGATTGAAGAGAAGCTGGCCGATCCGGCTCTGTACCAGCCCTCTTCGGGCACAGGCGCTGAAGAGATCGCAGCCCTCAATTCAGCTCTCAGCGGGCTGAGGAACGAACAGGAAGAGGTGGAGCTCCAGTGGCTGGAAGCGCAGACCCAACTTGAAACCGAACTGGGATAA
- the ndk gene encoding nucleoside-diphosphate kinase, which translates to MAVERTLSIIKPDATRRNLTGKINAVYEGAGLQIVGQRRIRLTRPQAEAFYAEHKDRPFFGELVAFMISEPVVVQVLQGENAIARHRELMGATNPEKADEGTVRKQFALSMGENSVHGSDSPESARREIGFFFSELEILPCA; encoded by the coding sequence ATGGCCGTCGAACGGACATTGTCCATCATCAAGCCTGACGCAACCCGCCGTAACCTGACTGGCAAGATCAATGCGGTATACGAAGGGGCCGGGCTGCAGATCGTCGGGCAGCGGCGCATCCGCCTGACCCGCCCGCAGGCTGAAGCCTTTTACGCTGAGCACAAGGACCGCCCGTTCTTCGGCGAGCTGGTGGCGTTCATGATCTCCGAGCCGGTGGTGGTGCAGGTTCTGCAGGGTGAGAACGCCATTGCCCGCCACCGCGAGCTGATGGGCGCCACCAATCCTGAAAAGGCTGATGAAGGCACGGTGCGCAAGCAGTTCGCCCTGAGCATGGGTGAGAACTCGGTCCACGGTTCCGACAGCCCTGAAAGCGCGCGCCGCGAGATCGGTTTCTTCTTTTCAGAGCTTGAAATCCTGCCCTGCGCCTGA
- the purN gene encoding phosphoribosylglycinamide formyltransferase — MEALIQACAREDFPARIVLVLSNVPTAPGLEVARKAGLATCAVDHRLYGGDRRAHEQAVQAELSRSGAQLVCLAGYMRVLTPWLVNRWAGRMLNIHPSLLPKFAGLNTHERALQAGVQDHGCTVHLVTDGVDEGPVLGQARVPVLAGDTPQSLGARVLQAEHRLYPETLRRFLQSGGLRNAAPAGI; from the coding sequence ATGGAAGCGCTGATCCAGGCCTGTGCCCGAGAGGATTTCCCCGCCCGAATCGTCCTGGTTCTGAGCAATGTACCCACAGCCCCGGGGCTGGAGGTGGCCCGGAAAGCCGGTTTGGCCACCTGCGCTGTTGACCACCGCCTTTACGGGGGTGACCGACGCGCCCACGAGCAGGCCGTGCAGGCAGAGCTGAGCCGCTCAGGCGCGCAGCTCGTCTGCCTGGCCGGTTACATGCGCGTGCTCACGCCCTGGCTGGTCAACCGGTGGGCAGGGCGCATGCTCAACATCCATCCCAGCCTGCTGCCCAAGTTTGCCGGGCTGAACACGCATGAGCGCGCGCTGCAGGCAGGCGTTCAGGACCATGGCTGTACGGTCCACCTCGTCACAGACGGCGTGGATGAAGGCCCTGTTCTGGGGCAGGCGCGCGTACCTGTCCTGGCAGGCGACACCCCCCAAAGCCTGGGCGCGCGCGTCCTGCAGGCCGAACACAGGCTCTATCCCGAGACCTTGCGCCGCTTTCTGCAAAGTGGCGGGCTCAGAAACGCGGCACCTGCAGGGATCTGA
- the purM gene encoding phosphoribosylformylglycinamidine cyclo-ligase, with amino-acid sequence MPQIPAPPPHASRTPASYAGAGVDIEAGDALVEAIKPAASATKRPGVMGGLGGFGALFDLKAAGFTDPVLVSCTDGVGTKLLLAIESGLHEDIGTDLVAMCVNDLVVQGAQPLFFLDYLATGKLTLPVARQIVDGIARACAESGCALVGGETAEMPGLYASGHYDLGGFSVGAAERGQMLPRNCQAGDSLIGLPSSGVHSNGFSLVRNIVGASGLGWNDPAPFAPGRTVAQALLTPTRLYVKSVLGLHEAGLLHACAHITGGGLPGNLPRVLPQTLAVEVDGSAWKVPEVFRWLAQAGPVTPEEMLKVFNCGIGMVLVTDQPDAVMARLRSEGEEPVLMGQVVRRAAGEPAFRLTAPLGLQA; translated from the coding sequence ATGCCCCAAATTCCTGCCCCCCCGCCTCATGCCAGCCGCACCCCTGCCAGCTATGCCGGTGCTGGCGTGGACATCGAGGCCGGCGATGCCCTGGTGGAGGCCATCAAACCGGCTGCCAGCGCCACCAAACGCCCCGGGGTCATGGGAGGACTCGGCGGCTTCGGCGCGCTTTTCGATCTCAAGGCGGCGGGCTTTACCGATCCGGTTCTGGTCAGCTGCACGGATGGGGTGGGCACGAAACTGCTGCTGGCCATCGAAAGCGGACTGCATGAGGATATCGGCACCGATCTGGTGGCGATGTGCGTCAATGACCTGGTCGTCCAAGGCGCCCAGCCCCTCTTCTTTCTCGACTACCTCGCCACTGGCAAGCTCACCTTGCCTGTGGCGCGCCAGATCGTGGACGGCATTGCCCGCGCCTGCGCTGAAAGCGGCTGCGCGCTTGTGGGTGGGGAAACAGCCGAGATGCCCGGGCTTTATGCCAGCGGTCATTACGATCTGGGCGGCTTCAGCGTGGGAGCGGCTGAGCGCGGGCAGATGCTGCCGCGCAATTGCCAGGCCGGCGACAGCCTTATCGGCCTGCCCTCCTCAGGGGTGCACTCCAACGGCTTTTCGCTGGTCAGAAACATCGTGGGGGCAAGCGGTCTGGGCTGGAACGACCCGGCCCCCTTCGCGCCTGGCAGAACCGTCGCCCAGGCCCTGCTGACCCCTACCCGGCTTTACGTGAAGTCTGTGCTGGGTCTGCATGAGGCGGGTCTGCTGCATGCCTGCGCCCATATCACCGGCGGTGGCCTGCCCGGCAACCTGCCCCGGGTACTGCCCCAGACGCTGGCGGTCGAGGTGGATGGCAGCGCCTGGAAGGTGCCGGAAGTGTTCAGGTGGCTGGCCCAGGCCGGACCGGTAACGCCTGAAGAAATGCTCAAGGTCTTCAACTGCGGCATCGGCATGGTGCTGGTCACCGATCAGCCGGACGCCGTCATGGCGCGCCTCCGCAGCGAAGGCGAAGAGCCGGTCCTCATGGGCCAGGTTGTCCGGCGCGCAGCAGGAGAGCCGGCTTTCAGGCTGACCGCGCCCCTGGGCCTGCAGGCCTGA
- a CDS encoding P-loop NTPase family protein has protein sequence MAETRTHGRKGPSQAGQKQPEKSGAQMALALAAERGTRERPFIAAQANAQARSWLARPRWPAERLWLWGNAGVGKTHLMHAWAREQETRGRKVQWLQAGGLTLDSLGQICVAGVPWEGEHAPLMAPGLDIVIDNIETLADEAALLHLLNHVQHLNAGLAPPGHHLLLAARLPPARQVFTLADLASRLRAIPAVEVQEPDDRLRSSLLLSLLAARQLVVAPTVIEWLERHLPRTAQALITSVDRLDALALARGAPVTRALAAEGLADLLTAVEEPAVADEEGKTT, from the coding sequence ATGGCAGAAACACGAACGCACGGACGCAAAGGTCCCTCTCAGGCCGGGCAGAAACAGCCGGAAAAATCCGGGGCTCAGATGGCGCTGGCGCTGGCAGCTGAGCGGGGCACGAGGGAACGTCCTTTCATTGCGGCGCAGGCCAATGCTCAGGCGCGCTCCTGGCTTGCGCGCCCACGCTGGCCGGCGGAGCGGCTGTGGCTCTGGGGAAATGCGGGGGTCGGTAAAACGCATCTGATGCACGCCTGGGCGCGCGAGCAGGAAACGCGCGGACGCAAGGTGCAATGGCTTCAGGCGGGCGGCCTGACCCTCGACAGCCTGGGGCAGATCTGTGTGGCAGGCGTGCCCTGGGAAGGCGAGCACGCCCCCCTGATGGCGCCCGGGCTGGATATCGTGATCGACAATATTGAGACTCTGGCCGATGAAGCCGCGCTGCTGCATCTCCTGAACCATGTGCAGCATCTCAACGCGGGCCTGGCTCCACCCGGTCATCATCTCCTGCTGGCGGCCCGCCTTCCACCTGCTCGCCAGGTTTTCACCTTGGCAGACCTGGCCAGTCGCCTGCGCGCCATACCGGCCGTTGAGGTGCAGGAGCCTGATGACCGGTTGCGGAGCTCGCTGCTGCTGTCGCTTCTGGCGGCACGGCAGCTGGTGGTGGCCCCCACGGTCATCGAGTGGCTGGAGCGCCACCTGCCCCGTACGGCGCAAGCCCTCATCACTTCTGTCGATCGTCTGGATGCGCTGGCCCTGGCGCGTGGGGCGCCTGTAACCCGCGCCCTGGCGGCTGAGGGGCTGGCTGACCTGCTGACAGCGGTTGAAGAGCCGGCGGTTGCAGATGAAGAGGGGAAAACAACATGA
- a CDS encoding RNA degradosome polyphosphate kinase, with amino-acid sequence MTHSPHPAALPAALPGKARAEEETLRSESKGEEKKSVITATMPERFLNRELSWLDFNERVLEEARNPRHPLLERVRFLSISARNLDEFYSVRVAGLVGQVREERAGRSPDGATPAQQLEAVRLKGRALKQAQQRVWRDLRGALREEGIVLLGSRDLEKPDRDWLEEFFNEQVFPVLTPLAVDRAQPLPFVPNMGLALVLCLKNPASGDHVMDGIVLLPARIPRFIRLPGNGPERDREARFVLLEDVITLFAGRLFPGLTITSAGLLRLVRDTDVEFEDEAEDLVNAYETALKQRRRGTGIHLEMESTLPVTLGREIGEDMGVSTGDLLVLPEMIGLVDLEQLVRATDRSDLLFAPYTPLFPQRVLDFDGDCFAAIRAKDMIIHHPFESFDVVVQFLRQAARDPNVVAIKQTLYRTSSDSPIVQALIEAAEAGKSVTAVVELRARFDEEANIRFSRALEAAGVQVVYGLAAYKTHAKLSLVVRREGKALRSYAHFGTGNYHPVTARIYTDLSFFTCDEKLVKDSGRLFNYVTGWARPEQMEALSYAPVTLRADLEELVRAEMRHAREGRPAHIWLKMNSLVDPQLIDLLYEASQAGVRIDGLVRGICCLRPGVPGLSENIRIRSLVGRFLEHSRIFAFGNGRRLPSRQARVYMSSADWMPRNMDRRVEVMVPLTDPVVHAQVLGQIMVADMRDTLQSWELNAQGEWHHVPTERRQFSAHEYFMAHPSLSGRGTAGAAELIAEPYAPFRHRRDLSGEED; translated from the coding sequence ATGACCCATTCCCCCCATCCCGCTGCCCTGCCTGCTGCCCTGCCTGGAAAAGCGCGGGCCGAGGAAGAAACCCTCCGCTCTGAAAGCAAGGGGGAGGAGAAAAAGTCCGTGATCACCGCGACCATGCCGGAGCGGTTCCTCAACCGGGAGCTCTCCTGGCTGGATTTCAACGAGCGCGTTCTAGAAGAAGCCAGAAATCCGCGCCATCCCCTGCTGGAGCGGGTCAGATTTCTTTCCATCAGTGCCCGCAACCTGGATGAATTCTATTCCGTCCGTGTCGCAGGGCTGGTCGGCCAGGTGCGCGAAGAGCGGGCCGGTCGCAGCCCTGATGGCGCGACGCCTGCCCAGCAGCTTGAAGCCGTGCGCCTCAAGGGCCGCGCGCTCAAGCAGGCGCAGCAGCGCGTCTGGCGCGATCTCCGCGGCGCATTGCGCGAGGAGGGAATCGTCCTGCTCGGCAGCCGTGACCTGGAAAAGCCCGATCGCGACTGGCTGGAAGAGTTTTTCAACGAGCAGGTTTTCCCCGTGCTCACCCCCCTGGCCGTGGACCGGGCCCAGCCGCTGCCGTTCGTGCCTAATATGGGGCTGGCCCTGGTCTTGTGCCTCAAGAACCCGGCCAGCGGGGACCACGTCATGGACGGCATCGTCCTGCTGCCGGCGCGTATTCCCCGTTTCATCCGCCTGCCGGGCAACGGGCCGGAACGGGACCGGGAAGCACGGTTCGTGCTGCTGGAAGACGTCATCACGCTTTTTGCCGGCCGGCTTTTCCCCGGCCTGACCATCACCAGCGCCGGCCTGCTGCGGCTCGTGCGCGACACGGACGTGGAATTTGAAGATGAGGCCGAAGACCTGGTCAATGCCTATGAGACGGCCCTGAAGCAGCGCCGGCGCGGCACCGGGATCCACCTGGAGATGGAAAGCACGCTGCCGGTCACGCTGGGGCGCGAGATCGGCGAGGACATGGGGGTCAGCACGGGGGACCTGCTCGTGCTGCCGGAGATGATCGGGCTGGTGGACCTGGAGCAGCTGGTGCGGGCCACGGATCGGTCTGATCTCCTGTTTGCGCCCTACACGCCGCTTTTCCCGCAGCGCGTGCTGGATTTTGACGGCGACTGCTTTGCCGCCATCCGGGCCAAGGACATGATCATCCACCATCCGTTCGAAAGCTTCGACGTGGTGGTGCAGTTCCTGCGCCAGGCGGCGCGTGACCCCAATGTGGTGGCGATCAAGCAGACGCTTTACCGCACTTCGAGCGACAGCCCCATCGTGCAGGCGCTGATCGAGGCGGCGGAAGCGGGGAAGTCCGTCACGGCGGTGGTGGAGCTGCGGGCGCGTTTCGATGAGGAAGCCAACATCCGCTTCTCGCGCGCACTGGAGGCGGCAGGCGTGCAGGTGGTGTACGGGCTTGCCGCCTACAAGACCCATGCCAAGCTGAGCCTGGTCGTGCGGCGGGAGGGGAAGGCCCTGCGCTCCTATGCGCATTTCGGAACCGGGAACTACCACCCCGTTACCGCGCGTATCTATACCGATCTCTCCTTTTTCACCTGTGATGAGAAGCTAGTGAAGGATTCTGGTCGGCTGTTCAACTATGTCACCGGCTGGGCGCGGCCCGAGCAGATGGAAGCGCTCTCCTATGCGCCGGTCACGCTGCGGGCTGACCTTGAAGAACTGGTGCGGGCGGAAATGCGCCATGCGCGCGAAGGCAGGCCGGCCCATATCTGGCTCAAGATGAACAGCCTGGTGGACCCCCAGCTGATCGACCTGCTTTACGAAGCCTCCCAGGCGGGGGTGAGAATCGACGGGCTGGTGCGCGGCATATGCTGCCTGCGCCCGGGCGTGCCGGGGCTGTCGGAAAATATCCGGATCCGCTCCCTGGTCGGGCGCTTTCTGGAGCATTCCCGCATTTTCGCCTTTGGCAACGGTCGCCGCCTGCCATCGCGCCAGGCCCGGGTTTACATGTCTTCAGCCGACTGGATGCCCCGCAACATGGACCGACGCGTTGAAGTCATGGTACCGCTGACCGATCCGGTGGTTCATGCGCAGGTTCTCGGTCAGATCATGGTGGCTGACATGCGCGACACGCTTCAGAGCTGGGAGCTGAATGCACAAGGGGAATGGCATCATGTCCCGACCGAGCGGCGCCAGTTTTCCGCCCATGAGTATTTCATGGCCCATCCCTCCCTTTCAGGCCGCGGCACTGCGGGGGCGGCCGAGCTGATCGCTGAGCCTTACGCGCCTTTCCGCCACCGGCGCGACCTGAGCGGCGAAGAGGACTGA